A region from the Canis lupus baileyi chromosome 27, mCanLup2.hap1, whole genome shotgun sequence genome encodes:
- the CABP1 gene encoding calcium-binding protein 1 isoform X2 — translation MGGGDGAAFKRPGDGARLQRVLGLGSRRAPRSLPAGGPAQRRTAPPPPGHASAGPAAMSSHIAKSESKTSLLKAAASGGSRVPRHGPAREPGLPGRRLPGTSPGTPPPSGDPSSRRPLCRPAPREEGARGSRRGLPQAHCRPREALPAAASRPSPPSPLPPARGRDGEERGLSPALGLRGSLRAPGRGDSAPAAASEADPFLHQLRPMLSSAFGQDRSLRPEEIEELREAFREFDKDKDGYINCRDLGNCMRTMGYMPTEMELIELSQQINMNLGGHVDFDDFVELMGPKLLAETADMIGVKELRDAFREFDTNGDGEISTSELREAMRKLLGHQVGHRDIEEIIRDVDLNGDGRVDFEEFVRMMSR, via the exons ATGGGCGGCGGCGACGGGGCCGCATTTAAGCGGCCGGGGGACGGCGCCCGCCTCCAGCGCGTCCTCGGGCTTGGCTCCCGCCGGGCGCCCCGCTCTCTGCCCGCCGGGGGCCCCGCGCAGCGCCGcaccgcgccgcccccgccgggccATGCGAGCGCGGGCCCCGCCGCGATGAGCTCGCACATCGCCAAAAGCGAGTCCAAGACGTCGCTGCTGAAGGCGGCGGCGAGCGGGGGCAGCCGGGTTCCCCGCCACGGCCCTGCCCGGGAGCCAGGGTTGCCTGGCCGCCGGCTGCCTGGCACCAGCCCAGGCACGCCGCCGCCGTCCGGGGACCCCAGTTCGCGGAGGCCCCTGTGCCGGCCGGCGCCGCGAGAGGAGGGCGCGCGCGGGAGCAGGCGCGGGCTCCCCCAGGCGCACTGCAGGCCCCGGGAGGCGCTGCCGGCCGCGGCGTCCCGACCTTCGCCGCCGTCGCCGCTGCCGCCGGCCCGCGGGCGGGATGGGGAGGAACGGGGGCTGTCCCCGGCGCTCGGCCTCCGGGGCTCGCTGCGAGCCCCGGGTCGCGGCGACTCCGCTCCAGCCGCCGCGTCCGAGGCAGACCCGTTCCTCCACCAGCTGCGCCCCATGCTCAGCTCCGCCTTCGGCCAG GACAGATCACTGCGGCCAGAGGAGATTGAAG aGCTCCGAGAGGCCTTCCGAGAATTTGATAAGGACAAGGACGGCTACATCAACTGCCGGGACCTGGGCAACTGCATGCGCACCATGGGTTACATGCCTACTGAGATGGAGCTCATTGAGCTGTCCCAACAGATCAACATGAACC TGGGTGGCCATGTGGATTTTGATGACTTTGTAGAGCTAATGGGACCTAAACTCCTGGCGGAAACAGCAGATATGATTGGAGTGAAGGAACTTCGAGATGCTTTCCGAGAA TTTGACACCAATGGTGACGGAGAGATAAGCACCAGTGAGTTGCGAGAGGCCATGAGGAAACTCCTGGGCCATCAGGTGGGACATCGAGACATAGAGGAAATTATCCGAGATGTGGATCTCAATGGGGATGGACGAGTAGACTTTGAAG
- the CABP1 gene encoding calcium-binding protein 1 isoform X1: MGGGDGAAFKRPGDGARLQRVLGLGSRRAPRSLPAGGPAQRRTAPPPPGHASAGPAAMSSHIAKSESKTSLLKAAASGGSRVPRHGPAREPGLPGRRLPGTSPGTPPPSGDPSSRRPLCRPAPREEGARGSRRGLPQAHCRPREALPAAASRPSPPSPLPPARGRDGEERGLSPALGLRGSLRAPGRGDSAPAAASEADPFLHQLRPMLSSAFGQMRQEEKSSYTVVQTVVQTSEEGLAASGELPGPLLMLAQNCAVMHNLLGPACIFLRKGFAENRQPDRSLRPEEIEELREAFREFDKDKDGYINCRDLGNCMRTMGYMPTEMELIELSQQINMNLGGHVDFDDFVELMGPKLLAETADMIGVKELRDAFREFDTNGDGEISTSELREAMRKLLGHQVGHRDIEEIIRDVDLNGDGRVDFEEFVRMMSR; this comes from the exons ATGGGCGGCGGCGACGGGGCCGCATTTAAGCGGCCGGGGGACGGCGCCCGCCTCCAGCGCGTCCTCGGGCTTGGCTCCCGCCGGGCGCCCCGCTCTCTGCCCGCCGGGGGCCCCGCGCAGCGCCGcaccgcgccgcccccgccgggccATGCGAGCGCGGGCCCCGCCGCGATGAGCTCGCACATCGCCAAAAGCGAGTCCAAGACGTCGCTGCTGAAGGCGGCGGCGAGCGGGGGCAGCCGGGTTCCCCGCCACGGCCCTGCCCGGGAGCCAGGGTTGCCTGGCCGCCGGCTGCCTGGCACCAGCCCAGGCACGCCGCCGCCGTCCGGGGACCCCAGTTCGCGGAGGCCCCTGTGCCGGCCGGCGCCGCGAGAGGAGGGCGCGCGCGGGAGCAGGCGCGGGCTCCCCCAGGCGCACTGCAGGCCCCGGGAGGCGCTGCCGGCCGCGGCGTCCCGACCTTCGCCGCCGTCGCCGCTGCCGCCGGCCCGCGGGCGGGATGGGGAGGAACGGGGGCTGTCCCCGGCGCTCGGCCTCCGGGGCTCGCTGCGAGCCCCGGGTCGCGGCGACTCCGCTCCAGCCGCCGCGTCCGAGGCAGACCCGTTCCTCCACCAGCTGCGCCCCATGCTCAGCTCCGCCTTCGGCCAG ATGCGCCAGGAGGAGAAGAGCAGCTACACGGTGGTGCAGACAGTGGTGCAGACAAGCGAGGAGGGGCTGGCAGCCAGCGGTGAGCTCCCGGGACCGCTCTTGATGCTGGCCCAGAACTGTGCCGTCATGCACAACCTGCTGGGCCCTGCCTGCATTTTCCTGCGCAAGGGCTTCGCTGAGAACAGGCAGCCT GACAGATCACTGCGGCCAGAGGAGATTGAAG aGCTCCGAGAGGCCTTCCGAGAATTTGATAAGGACAAGGACGGCTACATCAACTGCCGGGACCTGGGCAACTGCATGCGCACCATGGGTTACATGCCTACTGAGATGGAGCTCATTGAGCTGTCCCAACAGATCAACATGAACC TGGGTGGCCATGTGGATTTTGATGACTTTGTAGAGCTAATGGGACCTAAACTCCTGGCGGAAACAGCAGATATGATTGGAGTGAAGGAACTTCGAGATGCTTTCCGAGAA TTTGACACCAATGGTGACGGAGAGATAAGCACCAGTGAGTTGCGAGAGGCCATGAGGAAACTCCTGGGCCATCAGGTGGGACATCGAGACATAGAGGAAATTATCCGAGATGTGGATCTCAATGGGGATGGACGAGTAGACTTTGAAG
- the CABP1 gene encoding calcium-binding protein 1 isoform X4 codes for MGNCVKSPLRNLSRKDRSLRPEEIEELREAFREFDKDKDGYINCRDLGNCMRTMGYMPTEMELIELSQQINMNLGGHVDFDDFVELMGPKLLAETADMIGVKELRDAFREFDTNGDGEISTSELREAMRKLLGHQVGHRDIEEIIRDVDLNGDGRVDFEEFVRMMSR; via the exons ATGGGCAACTGTGTCAAGTCTCCACTGAGAAATCTCTCAAGGAAG GACAGATCACTGCGGCCAGAGGAGATTGAAG aGCTCCGAGAGGCCTTCCGAGAATTTGATAAGGACAAGGACGGCTACATCAACTGCCGGGACCTGGGCAACTGCATGCGCACCATGGGTTACATGCCTACTGAGATGGAGCTCATTGAGCTGTCCCAACAGATCAACATGAACC TGGGTGGCCATGTGGATTTTGATGACTTTGTAGAGCTAATGGGACCTAAACTCCTGGCGGAAACAGCAGATATGATTGGAGTGAAGGAACTTCGAGATGCTTTCCGAGAA TTTGACACCAATGGTGACGGAGAGATAAGCACCAGTGAGTTGCGAGAGGCCATGAGGAAACTCCTGGGCCATCAGGTGGGACATCGAGACATAGAGGAAATTATCCGAGATGTGGATCTCAATGGGGATGGACGAGTAGACTTTGAAG
- the CABP1 gene encoding calcium-binding protein 1 isoform X3: protein MGNCVKSPLRNLSRKMRQEEKSSYTVVQTVVQTSEEGLAASGELPGPLLMLAQNCAVMHNLLGPACIFLRKGFAENRQPDRSLRPEEIEELREAFREFDKDKDGYINCRDLGNCMRTMGYMPTEMELIELSQQINMNLGGHVDFDDFVELMGPKLLAETADMIGVKELRDAFREFDTNGDGEISTSELREAMRKLLGHQVGHRDIEEIIRDVDLNGDGRVDFEEFVRMMSR, encoded by the exons ATGGGCAACTGTGTCAAGTCTCCACTGAGAAATCTCTCAAGGAAG ATGCGCCAGGAGGAGAAGAGCAGCTACACGGTGGTGCAGACAGTGGTGCAGACAAGCGAGGAGGGGCTGGCAGCCAGCGGTGAGCTCCCGGGACCGCTCTTGATGCTGGCCCAGAACTGTGCCGTCATGCACAACCTGCTGGGCCCTGCCTGCATTTTCCTGCGCAAGGGCTTCGCTGAGAACAGGCAGCCT GACAGATCACTGCGGCCAGAGGAGATTGAAG aGCTCCGAGAGGCCTTCCGAGAATTTGATAAGGACAAGGACGGCTACATCAACTGCCGGGACCTGGGCAACTGCATGCGCACCATGGGTTACATGCCTACTGAGATGGAGCTCATTGAGCTGTCCCAACAGATCAACATGAACC TGGGTGGCCATGTGGATTTTGATGACTTTGTAGAGCTAATGGGACCTAAACTCCTGGCGGAAACAGCAGATATGATTGGAGTGAAGGAACTTCGAGATGCTTTCCGAGAA TTTGACACCAATGGTGACGGAGAGATAAGCACCAGTGAGTTGCGAGAGGCCATGAGGAAACTCCTGGGCCATCAGGTGGGACATCGAGACATAGAGGAAATTATCCGAGATGTGGATCTCAATGGGGATGGACGAGTAGACTTTGAAG